The proteins below are encoded in one region of Candidatus Brocadiaceae bacterium:
- a CDS encoding DUF4838 domain-containing protein: MVSRLTVVFACIMAAAASCAFAKDFNLITEGVATCVIVLADNVGPVEKHAASELSAFLEKITGAKVKTVTAPSKKYYNVYINSIESNNFSMTPQMKLSIDKLGEEGYLLAADSDGLRIVGRKPIGCLYGVYGLLRKYGGVRWFFPGKDGEYCPRRTDFSVNYGVTISNPSFQVRNLNLVCANINSKMTDTWDWMVRNGMQITTNKELRKRLHPEERKKRGDVNMAGGHVFCFLINDMLFDAHPEYFALIDGKRVKQEIPGMGDRIQPCTSNPKVVEIMTEKLLEWGEIPPRGGSFLIGNNDSAGWCQCENCVNLDPPEEREKNFVSTRYWTLLNAMAEKALAINPELKLMGWAYQNFQEPPVGIVPDKRFSVITCLHQRCYRHRMDDENCPGNKRFRDMLVNWGKLNPISTYEYTDILPAGDVLYLPLEHVFANDLKYYHSLGVRGVQTEIPPPDGVFGQVWNNRKTKEMWLANWQFIYMMAYFLWDVDADYEAVCEDMGAKFYGVTWPIMKKYREKLTKAYEETPGCMMYGTPDIALGKCLERPGLEHNLLKLLDDAEEIATGDEVLLKKISREREYLALSWHKKHKEYEAKSLLEVGATKRIEKITIDGKLDEQDWKNAEFITGFISQKGAKADPQTFVRILYDKDNIYFGVDALESDMSRTKTVCDKKDGALWMDNGVEIFLSAPGGFGKYLHLIVNSRGVCYDSICTGMGTADIGFDSGVEQKTAILPDRWVLEARIPTSALGSSIRDGDVWKVNVARNRVLTDGASQGSSLCGGLYHGVEAFRSVAWGKGLIQNGDFEDAEKPSEWKDKTKWRFVTDLAPYKWLFHQYAGKAALLEGGVASGRKFLRIKSVSDTAVAVIFQSVNICEAGTLLVRAKVRGKGIVSAVMFLYEKKPVLGGLRHLGSPSFGEKLEVDSAEWTSFEAVYNYDGKTLPHLALYFSSFQGIDIDDVTVSQGKNVEGLAGK, encoded by the coding sequence ATGGTCAGTAGACTAACGGTTGTTTTTGCATGCATAATGGCGGCGGCCGCGTCTTGCGCGTTTGCGAAAGATTTTAATCTGATTACAGAGGGTGTAGCCACGTGCGTGATTGTTTTGGCTGATAATGTCGGTCCTGTTGAGAAACACGCGGCCTCGGAACTGTCCGCCTTTCTTGAGAAAATTACTGGCGCGAAAGTGAAGACGGTTACCGCTCCCTCAAAAAAATATTACAACGTTTACATTAACTCCATAGAATCAAATAATTTCTCCATGACGCCACAGATGAAGTTATCCATAGACAAACTGGGAGAGGAGGGATACCTGCTGGCTGCCGATTCTGATGGGTTGCGAATTGTGGGGCGGAAACCAATCGGATGTCTCTACGGTGTTTATGGCCTTCTCAGGAAATACGGCGGTGTGAGATGGTTCTTTCCAGGCAAGGATGGTGAATATTGTCCCAGGCGAACGGATTTTTCCGTGAACTACGGTGTGACTATATCCAATCCTTCGTTTCAGGTGCGCAATTTGAATTTGGTTTGCGCAAATATAAACTCTAAAATGACGGATACATGGGACTGGATGGTCCGCAATGGCATGCAAATAACAACCAATAAAGAATTGCGCAAAAGATTACATCCAGAAGAAAGAAAAAAACGAGGAGACGTAAATATGGCGGGAGGTCATGTCTTCTGTTTTCTGATAAACGACATGCTTTTCGATGCGCATCCCGAGTATTTTGCCCTCATAGACGGTAAACGCGTCAAGCAGGAAATTCCTGGCATGGGCGACAGAATCCAGCCCTGCACATCCAACCCCAAAGTAGTGGAAATCATGACCGAAAAACTCCTCGAATGGGGAGAAATTCCCCCGCGAGGCGGATCTTTCCTGATCGGCAACAACGACAGCGCCGGCTGGTGTCAGTGTGAAAACTGTGTCAATCTTGATCCTCCAGAAGAAAGGGAAAAGAATTTTGTGAGTACACGCTATTGGACACTGCTGAATGCGATGGCAGAAAAGGCCCTTGCCATAAATCCGGAACTGAAACTCATGGGGTGGGCATACCAAAACTTTCAGGAACCACCTGTGGGAATCGTACCGGATAAACGATTCTCCGTTATAACATGCCTGCACCAGCGCTGCTACCGCCACCGCATGGACGACGAAAATTGTCCGGGCAACAAACGTTTCCGTGACATGCTTGTCAATTGGGGCAAACTTAACCCGATCTCTACGTATGAATATACCGACATCCTGCCTGCGGGAGACGTTCTGTATCTTCCCTTAGAGCATGTTTTCGCTAACGACCTGAAATATTATCATTCGTTAGGTGTGCGTGGGGTACAGACGGAAATACCGCCTCCGGACGGGGTGTTCGGCCAGGTGTGGAACAATCGAAAAACAAAAGAAATGTGGCTTGCCAACTGGCAGTTCATTTACATGATGGCTTATTTTTTATGGGATGTTGATGCGGACTACGAAGCCGTTTGCGAGGACATGGGCGCTAAATTTTATGGCGTAACGTGGCCGATCATGAAGAAATACCGGGAGAAGCTCACAAAGGCATATGAGGAGACGCCGGGGTGTATGATGTATGGCACGCCGGACATAGCCCTTGGCAAATGCCTTGAAAGGCCAGGCCTTGAGCACAACCTGCTCAAACTGCTGGACGACGCTGAAGAGATAGCGACCGGAGACGAGGTCCTGTTGAAGAAAATCAGTCGCGAACGCGAATATCTTGCGCTAAGCTGGCATAAGAAGCACAAGGAATATGAGGCGAAATCACTGCTTGAGGTTGGTGCGACTAAACGCATTGAGAAAATCACCATAGACGGCAAGCTTGATGAGCAGGACTGGAAAAACGCAGAATTCATTACCGGTTTTATTTCGCAAAAAGGCGCCAAGGCAGACCCGCAGACATTTGTGAGAATCCTTTACGACAAAGATAACATCTATTTTGGCGTTGATGCGCTTGAGTCAGACATGTCCAGGACAAAGACCGTATGCGATAAAAAGGACGGCGCGCTGTGGATGGACAACGGCGTCGAGATTTTTCTGTCTGCACCGGGTGGTTTCGGAAAATATCTGCACCTGATTGTCAACTCCAGAGGAGTTTGTTATGACTCGATATGCACAGGCATGGGAACCGCGGATATCGGATTTGACTCTGGGGTGGAGCAGAAGACGGCCATTCTCCCCGACCGATGGGTTTTGGAGGCTAGAATCCCGACGTCGGCCCTGGGATCCTCAATCAGGGACGGGGATGTATGGAAAGTGAATGTCGCGCGCAATCGTGTGCTGACGGATGGCGCTTCTCAGGGTAGTTCGTTGTGCGGAGGCTTATACCACGGCGTTGAAGCCTTCCGCTCCGTAGCCTGGGGAAAGGGGCTCATCCAAAACGGAGACTTCGAGGATGCTGAGAAGCCTTCCGAATGGAAAGACAAGACTAAATGGAGGTTTGTCACAGATTTGGCTCCCTATAAATGGTTGTTTCATCAATATGCAGGCAAGGCCGCCCTCCTTGAAGGCGGGGTCGCCTCGGGCAGAAAATTCCTGCGCATAAAAAGCGTCAGTGACACGGCCGTCGCCGTTATTTTTCAATCTGTCAATATTTGCGAAGCAGGCACTCTGCTAGTGCGCGCAAAAGTGCGAGGTAAGGGCATTGTAAGTGCTGTAATGTTTCTCTACGAAAAGAAACCTGTTCTTGGTGGCCTCAGGCATCTTGGCTCACCATCCTTTGGTGAGAAACTCGAGGTCGATTCCGCTGAATGGACATCCTTCGAGGCCGTCTATAATTACGATGGGAAAACACTCCCCCATCTGGCATTGTATTTCTCCTCCTTTCAGGGAATTGATATAGACGATGTGACTGTCTCCCAAGGGAAAAACGTTGAAGGTTTGGCTGGAAAATAG
- a CDS encoding sugar transferase, producing the protein MANRESKFGRRFFDTFLAFLILIIFLPLFLILSVLLYFAFGKPIFFRQVRPGFKGKPFFMYKFRTMTNERNGSGILLPDDQRLTSFGRFLRSTSLDELPELINVLKGDMSLVGPRPLLMEYLPLYSREQFRRHEVKPGITGWAQINGRNAISWEDKFKFDVWYVDNQSFWL; encoded by the coding sequence ATGGCGAATAGAGAGAGTAAATTCGGCAGAAGGTTCTTTGATACGTTTTTGGCATTTTTGATTCTGATTATATTTCTACCGCTATTTTTAATTTTATCAGTCCTGCTTTATTTTGCCTTTGGAAAACCGATCTTCTTTCGTCAGGTTCGTCCTGGTTTCAAAGGCAAGCCTTTTTTCATGTACAAGTTCCGTACGATGACCAACGAACGGAATGGAAGTGGTATACTGCTCCCTGATGACCAGCGGCTGACGAGCTTTGGCAGATTCCTCAGGAGTACCAGTCTGGACGAACTACCAGAACTCATCAATGTTCTCAAGGGAGATATGAGTCTCGTCGGACCCAGACCATTATTAATGGAGTATCTTCCATTGTATTCAAGAGAGCAGTTTCGCCGACATGAGGTAAAGCCGGGTATTACCGGCTGGGCGCAGATAAACGGACGGAATGCGATAAGTTGGGAAGATAAATTCAAGTTCGATGTATGGTATGTTGATAATCAGTCGTTCTGGCTTGA
- a CDS encoding glycosyltransferase translates to MKVLQINSVCGYGSTGRSATELAHALLAQGDECYVAYGQGTTTYKNSFKIGTKIENHLHNACSRLFGKQGYYTKNGTSRLIRFIQEIQPDVFHLCNLHGNYLNLEVLFEYLAKTNKPIVWTLHDCWAFTGKCSHYTAIGCYKWQTQCNHCPQVKEYPPSLFFDRSEQMFTDKKNWFTAVKNMTIVPVSHWLAGEVKQSFLAKYPVVPIYNWIDQKVFKPSHSNDRKQYGIDRDAFIILGVSAGWGKDNGKLHDFIKFSKMLPYDMQVVLVGGTKEPGCIPGNIVHIPYVHETRELAKIYSMADVYVHLSTEDTFGKVTAEALACGTPAIVYNSTACPEVVGEGCGFVVEKRNVKQVIQAISNIKLAGKQAFSSKCTAFVSEHFNYQKNTVEYLKLYKKVSNI, encoded by the coding sequence GTGAAAGTATTACAAATCAATTCTGTATGTGGTTACGGCAGTACCGGTAGGAGTGCTACTGAATTGGCGCATGCCCTATTAGCACAAGGCGATGAGTGTTATGTCGCGTATGGTCAGGGCACAACAACCTATAAGAACAGTTTTAAAATTGGCACTAAAATAGAGAATCACCTGCATAATGCGTGCTCGCGGCTGTTCGGTAAGCAAGGATATTACACAAAAAACGGAACATCCAGGCTGATTCGGTTTATTCAAGAAATTCAACCTGATGTATTTCATTTGTGTAATCTTCATGGCAATTATCTGAATCTTGAGGTGCTATTTGAATACCTGGCAAAAACCAATAAGCCGATAGTATGGACACTGCACGATTGCTGGGCGTTTACCGGGAAGTGCTCTCATTACACTGCTATCGGCTGCTACAAGTGGCAGACTCAGTGTAACCACTGCCCGCAAGTTAAGGAATATCCCCCCAGTTTGTTTTTTGATCGTTCGGAGCAGATGTTTACAGATAAAAAAAACTGGTTTACAGCAGTCAAAAATATGACTATTGTACCCGTCTCTCACTGGCTTGCAGGGGAGGTGAAGCAGTCGTTTTTGGCCAAGTATCCGGTCGTACCTATTTATAACTGGATTGATCAGAAGGTATTTAAGCCCTCCCATTCAAATGATCGCAAGCAGTATGGAATTGACAGGGATGCATTTATCATACTAGGGGTTAGTGCCGGATGGGGTAAAGACAATGGTAAGTTGCACGATTTTATCAAGTTTTCAAAAATGCTTCCGTACGACATGCAAGTTGTTTTGGTGGGCGGAACAAAGGAACCGGGTTGCATCCCCGGGAATATCGTTCATATACCCTATGTACATGAGACGAGAGAATTGGCCAAAATTTATTCTATGGCTGATGTCTATGTTCATCTCTCAACAGAGGATACCTTTGGTAAAGTAACTGCAGAGGCTTTGGCCTGTGGGACACCTGCTATTGTGTATAATTCTACCGCTTGTCCGGAAGTGGTAGGTGAAGGGTGTGGCTTTGTGGTAGAAAAACGGAATGTAAAACAAGTCATTCAGGCTATCAGCAACATCAAGCTCGCTGGCAAACAAGCCTTTTCGTCGAAATGTACTGCCTTTGTATCAGAACATTTTAATTATCAAAAAAATACAGTCGAGTACCTTAAGTTATATAAAAAGGTATCAAATATATGA
- a CDS encoding oligosaccharide flippase family protein: MLKNEIYLSKTSSINQIKLGAIMSYLAIFFNIIAGLVYTPWMIRQIGRADYGLYALAGCFLSYFMMDFGLGSAIARFISKYRAEGRDEDVGGLLGLTTKLYLLIDLCILLTLVVLFFFIENIFLELNMEEIRKFRVIFCITGLFSIVSFPFMPLNSVLIAYERFFMLKLCDLLSKIFTISLIVVALIAGYKLYALVAVQALVGIVLIFIKYLYMFKAITVKVNFSYFNYDLLKQLLGFSVWVSVIGIAQRLLISITPAILGIFSGTDEIATFSIGMTIEAYSWMFASALGGFFLPKVSRLMATDNREEVLSLMIKIGRIQLFVVGIIITGFITLGKQFITLWVGADFKHSYLVVLFLTIPGLITLTQQIAYTMLNVVNKLKYWALLFIVGSLLSIGLSVALSPRYGAIGSSIGIFTALVLCHIIGMNIIYYKVLKLDVGRFFCECHLKIALPLILSLGVGFLINVSIPANSLVAFLPKAGLLAVLYATFMWILGLNRDEKQLIRSFAHKLPFIGNLITL, encoded by the coding sequence ATGCTGAAAAATGAAATTTATTTATCAAAGACAAGCAGCATAAACCAAATAAAGCTTGGTGCCATTATGTCGTATTTGGCAATATTCTTCAATATTATAGCTGGACTTGTCTATACTCCCTGGATGATTCGGCAGATTGGGCGTGCAGATTATGGTTTGTATGCCTTGGCAGGATGTTTTTTGAGCTACTTCATGATGGACTTTGGGCTTGGCAGTGCCATCGCCCGCTTTATTTCTAAATATAGGGCAGAGGGCCGTGATGAAGATGTTGGTGGATTGTTAGGGTTGACTACTAAATTGTATCTCTTGATAGACCTGTGCATCTTGCTTACATTAGTAGTACTGTTTTTTTTCATTGAAAATATTTTTTTGGAGCTGAACATGGAAGAAATCAGAAAATTCCGGGTTATTTTTTGTATAACCGGATTGTTCAGCATTGTTTCGTTTCCCTTCATGCCACTAAATAGTGTTCTTATTGCCTACGAACGGTTTTTTATGTTAAAGCTTTGCGATTTACTGAGTAAAATATTTACCATAAGTCTGATCGTGGTTGCGCTTATTGCTGGGTATAAACTCTATGCACTTGTGGCCGTTCAAGCGCTGGTGGGCATCGTTTTGATCTTTATCAAATACCTGTACATGTTCAAGGCTATTACTGTAAAGGTAAACTTTTCCTACTTTAACTATGATTTGTTAAAGCAATTACTTGGATTTTCTGTTTGGGTTTCGGTTATAGGTATAGCTCAACGATTGCTTATTAGTATTACGCCAGCGATTCTCGGGATTTTTTCAGGTACAGATGAAATTGCTACTTTCTCCATCGGTATGACCATTGAAGCATATTCTTGGATGTTTGCCAGTGCCTTGGGAGGGTTTTTTTTGCCTAAAGTATCTCGGTTGATGGCCACTGATAACCGCGAAGAAGTACTGAGTCTGATGATTAAGATAGGCAGGATTCAGCTATTTGTTGTGGGAATTATCATCACTGGGTTTATAACCTTAGGAAAACAGTTTATTACTCTCTGGGTGGGAGCTGATTTTAAGCATTCGTATCTTGTCGTCTTGTTTTTGACAATACCCGGGCTGATCACCCTGACTCAGCAGATTGCTTATACTATGCTGAATGTCGTGAACAAATTAAAATACTGGGCACTGTTGTTCATCGTTGGATCGTTGCTCAGCATTGGACTTTCAGTTGCCCTATCTCCTCGATATGGCGCCATCGGCTCCTCCATTGGAATATTTACCGCATTGGTATTGTGTCATATTATTGGTATGAACATTATTTATTACAAAGTGCTCAAACTTGATGTAGGCAGGTTTTTCTGTGAGTGCCACCTGAAAATCGCTTTACCCCTCATCCTTTCTTTAGGAGTTGGTTTCCTGATCAATGTTTCTATTCCGGCCAACTCTCTTGTTGCCTTTTTGCCTAAGGCTGGTCTGCTTGCTGTCCTTTATGCCACCTTTATGTGGATCTTGGGGTTGAATCGAGATGAAAAACAACTAATCAGGTCATTTGCACACAAATTGCCGTTTATTGGAAATCTTATTACTTTGTGA
- the wecB gene encoding UDP-N-acetylglucosamine 2-epimerase (non-hydrolyzing), with translation MKKLKVMTIVGTRPEIIRLAAVIKLLEEHVDHKLVHTGQNYDYELNQIFFDDLQLRKPDYFLGVDTSSLGRVLGETLIKIEPILVEEKPKAVLILGDTNASIAGIMAKRLKIPIYHMEAGNRSFDFNTPEEINRRIIDHVADFNLVYTENSRRHLLTEGLPHRHIYVTGSPIYEVVQQNLERIKASTIIQELGLKPKKFFLVSTHREENVDFPTNLSKIVTILNHLAQTYDLPVIVSTHPRTRKRLDTLEGVTVDTRIRFLKPFGFLDYNHLQMQAKCVISDSGTICEESSILNFPAVTIRQSLERPEAMDAGTIILTGLDPDIVLDSVRLVIREFETTGGYTKICQEYQVPNTSWRVLKIILGTSGLNNRWRGIEEKH, from the coding sequence ATGAAAAAATTAAAGGTTATGACGATAGTTGGTACCAGGCCTGAGATCATCCGCCTGGCGGCGGTGATTAAACTGCTCGAAGAGCACGTCGACCACAAATTAGTCCATACCGGCCAAAACTATGACTACGAACTCAACCAGATATTCTTTGACGACCTGCAACTGCGCAAGCCCGACTACTTCCTTGGCGTGGATACCTCGTCATTGGGAAGGGTGCTGGGCGAGACACTGATCAAGATCGAGCCGATACTGGTCGAAGAAAAGCCAAAAGCTGTGCTGATCCTTGGCGATACCAATGCCAGCATCGCAGGCATCATGGCCAAGCGTCTGAAGATTCCGATCTACCACATGGAGGCAGGGAATCGCTCGTTCGACTTCAATACCCCCGAAGAGATTAACCGCCGGATCATTGACCATGTTGCCGACTTCAATCTCGTCTATACCGAAAACTCCCGACGGCACTTGCTCACCGAAGGATTACCGCACCGCCATATCTATGTCACCGGCTCGCCCATATATGAGGTGGTTCAGCAAAATCTTGAGCGTATCAAGGCATCCACGATCATCCAGGAACTGGGGCTGAAGCCAAAAAAATTCTTCCTCGTCAGTACCCACCGCGAAGAGAACGTCGATTTCCCGACCAACCTGAGCAAGATCGTCACCATTCTCAACCATCTGGCACAAACCTACGACCTGCCGGTGATCGTCTCGACCCATCCGCGTACCCGCAAGCGTCTTGATACTCTCGAAGGGGTGACCGTCGACACGCGGATACGCTTCTTGAAGCCGTTCGGCTTCCTCGATTACAACCATCTTCAGATGCAGGCAAAGTGCGTGATATCTGACAGTGGCACCATCTGCGAAGAGTCGAGCATACTGAACTTCCCTGCCGTCACCATCCGCCAGTCCCTCGAGAGGCCGGAGGCGATGGATGCCGGCACTATCATCCTCACCGGCCTCGATCCAGACATTGTTCTCGATTCGGTTCGATTGGTTATCCGCGAATTTGAAACCACTGGTGGCTACACCAAAATATGTCAGGAATATCAGGTACCTAATACGTCGTGGCGAGTCCTCAAGATTATTCTTGGCACCTCTGGCCTCAATAATCGCTGGCGGGGCATTGAAGAGAAACATTGA
- a CDS encoding EpsG family protein: MIVYLVTILIILIVGILYLNSEAKTQRSYRRQYIVFVSILLILQSGLRNWAVGADTFAYYEGFERVKSYSWADILDNMSEYYLYGIGKDPGYAVFEKVVQYILPHYQLFLILIAVIFFLALGNFIYRNTNRLSDAVLAYVLYSCLFFAFFSITGIRQTIATAAALYGYELIKKRKIVPFILLILLASTIHRSVLIFIPFYFIATMKKTKLYYVGALLLFPVLMAYKTTFSRFLKEWSGYEDYGVNESAGTFTFTLMLLFVAAMALWRMKTVIRQNEATRQFYNAFILALLFTPLTWVNPSAMRMVQYYSIFMLVLLPDVVKSFQFESRTFRKTVYMVAIIVLIALFAKSNINNEYKFFWQQMELGENY; encoded by the coding sequence ATGATTGTTTATTTAGTTACTATTCTTATCATATTAATAGTGGGGATTTTATATTTAAACAGTGAAGCTAAAACTCAAAGATCTTACAGAAGGCAGTATATTGTTTTCGTTTCCATTTTGCTCATCCTTCAGTCGGGGCTGCGCAATTGGGCAGTAGGGGCTGACACGTTTGCCTATTACGAAGGTTTTGAACGTGTAAAATCCTATTCATGGGCAGATATCCTGGATAACATGAGTGAATATTATCTTTATGGAATTGGGAAAGATCCCGGATATGCAGTATTTGAGAAGGTTGTACAATATATACTTCCACATTATCAACTGTTTTTGATACTCATTGCCGTCATTTTCTTTTTGGCTTTGGGAAATTTCATCTATCGAAACACAAACAGGCTTTCTGATGCTGTGCTTGCCTATGTCTTATATTCCTGTCTATTTTTTGCTTTCTTCTCCATTACCGGGATCCGGCAGACCATTGCCACTGCTGCTGCCTTGTATGGTTATGAACTGATAAAAAAGAGAAAAATCGTTCCATTTATATTGCTCATCCTGCTCGCTTCCACCATTCATAGATCTGTTTTGATATTTATTCCATTCTATTTCATTGCAACCATGAAGAAAACAAAACTCTATTATGTGGGAGCTTTATTGCTTTTTCCTGTTTTAATGGCATATAAAACGACCTTTTCCCGTTTTTTAAAGGAGTGGAGTGGTTATGAAGATTATGGAGTTAATGAAAGCGCCGGCACGTTTACCTTTACACTCATGCTGTTGTTTGTAGCGGCAATGGCCCTCTGGCGCATGAAAACGGTGATTAGGCAAAATGAAGCAACAAGGCAGTTCTATAATGCCTTTATTTTGGCATTGTTATTCACACCGTTAACGTGGGTAAATCCAAGTGCCATGCGTATGGTGCAGTATTATTCAATCTTTATGCTTGTACTGCTTCCCGATGTGGTCAAATCCTTCCAGTTTGAATCACGAACTTTCCGGAAAACAGTTTATATGGTTGCCATAATTGTACTGATTGCATTGTTTGCAAAATCAAATATCAATAACGAATATAAATTTTTCTGGCAGCAAATGGAGTTGGGTGAAAATTACTGA
- a CDS encoding glycosyltransferase: MRNQSINKRICFVTTLPVTIKAFVRPQAEYLLRNGWHVTWICAEEADFCKDIPNGIKYIPLPFKRGIDPFGIPMLILKLYRLFKRERFVLVQYSTPNAAFYAATAAQLARVPVRLYAQWGIRYVGFNGLARGIFKILERWCCHCSTFIEPDSLSNLEFSIKEGLYPRKKGRVIWNGSSSGVNLKRFDIAQKEVWRVEYRNRLGLGFHHLVIGFVGSIRQDKGCNELIAACHSFFNDLPAARLLLVGDKHFYNTIDKDLRDWVKKSEQVRYVPQNNEIPQYMACMDVFSLPSYREGLPTAVIEAEAMGVPVVVSDVPGAIDAMRHEVTGLVVPVKNVEALAESLKLLLNDSTKRVAFGEASVKFVRDNFEQNEFIRHVVEDKEQLLAGNNCALTGNK, from the coding sequence ATGCGTAATCAATCAATCAATAAACGGATTTGCTTCGTTACAACCTTGCCGGTTACTATAAAGGCGTTCGTGAGACCACAAGCTGAATACTTATTGCGTAACGGGTGGCATGTTACCTGGATTTGTGCCGAAGAGGCGGACTTCTGCAAAGATATTCCGAATGGGATCAAATACATTCCGTTGCCGTTTAAACGCGGCATAGATCCCTTTGGTATACCGATGCTGATTCTGAAGTTATACCGATTGTTCAAGCGTGAGCGTTTCGTCTTGGTGCAGTATTCAACGCCAAATGCGGCTTTTTACGCTGCTACCGCTGCACAGCTCGCCCGCGTTCCTGTTCGTTTGTATGCGCAGTGGGGGATTCGCTACGTAGGTTTTAATGGGTTAGCGAGAGGTATTTTTAAAATACTTGAACGCTGGTGTTGTCATTGTTCTACATTCATCGAACCCGACAGCTTGAGCAATCTGGAATTTTCAATAAAAGAAGGGCTTTATCCAAGAAAAAAGGGTAGGGTGATCTGGAACGGCAGTTCCAGCGGTGTTAATCTTAAACGATTTGATATTGCTCAAAAAGAGGTATGGCGGGTTGAATATCGCAATAGGCTTGGTCTTGGATTTCACCATTTGGTAATTGGTTTCGTCGGTTCTATTCGGCAAGACAAGGGTTGCAACGAATTGATCGCAGCCTGCCACAGTTTTTTTAATGATTTGCCGGCAGCGCGTCTTTTGCTCGTTGGCGACAAGCATTTTTATAACACCATCGATAAGGATTTGCGCGATTGGGTCAAAAAGTCCGAGCAGGTGCGTTATGTTCCTCAGAACAACGAAATACCGCAATACATGGCTTGCATGGATGTCTTTTCTTTGCCGAGCTATCGCGAAGGTCTACCGACTGCTGTTATTGAAGCTGAAGCTATGGGAGTTCCGGTGGTGGTCAGTGATGTTCCTGGTGCAATCGATGCCATGCGCCACGAAGTGACCGGTTTGGTTGTACCGGTTAAAAATGTTGAAGCGTTGGCAGAATCTCTTAAATTACTTTTAAACGATTCAACTAAGCGTGTTGCATTTGGAGAAGCCTCTGTTAAATTCGTTCGTGATAACTTCGAACAAAACGAATTTATTCGTCATGTTGTTGAGGATAAGGAACAACTTCTTGCAGGTAATAACTGTGCTCTCACTGGTAACAAATAA
- a CDS encoding glycosyltransferase, giving the protein MIEISIVVPVYNKEKYIYECIDSILSQTFNNFELILIDDGSPDNCGQICDEYSKKDDRIIVIHQQNKGHSCARNTGIHASKGKHLMFVDADDYLYDLDVLRVMVDDMMKNDSDIVIGEILSIGLDGEKTLTYSNVDIDFKQYNPITVLCLLMKHKKYFAVMCTNLYKRDLIVGNNLFFKEGLICDDEEWTPKVFYFAEKVSFVSHPCYVRRIVANSVTRISNERSIYKKAYDRVIVSNELLRFFSDKPLYASVRESIYAYCIGFYCSAVYTATFSLSNMEFVNSLIKHLKNNQEILKYSLKTKLLKYKIFYLLCLVIGINNIIKLYKFTSRSKIKNAIR; this is encoded by the coding sequence ATGATAGAGATCAGTATTGTCGTCCCTGTATATAATAAAGAAAAATACATATATGAATGTATCGATTCAATCCTTAGTCAGACCTTTAATAATTTCGAATTAATATTGATTGACGATGGTTCTCCTGATAATTGTGGTCAGATTTGTGATGAATATTCAAAAAAAGACGACAGAATTATTGTTATACATCAGCAGAATAAAGGTCACAGCTGTGCGAGAAATACTGGAATACACGCATCAAAAGGTAAGCACTTGATGTTTGTTGATGCTGACGATTATTTATACGATTTAGACGTTTTACGCGTAATGGTTGACGACATGATGAAAAATGATAGCGATATCGTGATAGGAGAAATTCTTTCTATCGGATTAGATGGAGAAAAAACGCTTACTTATAGTAATGTCGATATTGATTTTAAACAGTATAATCCAATTACCGTATTATGTTTATTGATGAAGCATAAAAAGTATTTTGCGGTCATGTGTACCAATCTGTATAAACGCGATTTAATTGTAGGTAATAATCTTTTTTTCAAGGAAGGTTTAATTTGTGATGATGAGGAATGGACACCTAAGGTATTTTATTTTGCTGAAAAAGTAAGCTTTGTGTCTCATCCGTGTTATGTTCGTAGAATTGTAGCTAATTCAGTCACGAGAATTTCAAATGAAAGAAGTATTTATAAAAAAGCATATGATCGGGTGATTGTCTCAAATGAACTGTTAAGGTTTTTTTCTGATAAGCCGTTATACGCAAGTGTCAGGGAAAGCATCTACGCATATTGCATAGGTTTCTACTGTTCTGCTGTTTATACTGCTACATTTAGCTTGTCAAATATGGAATTTGTAAATAGTTTGATTAAGCATTTAAAGAACAATCAAGAAATCTTAAAATATTCACTAAAAACTAAATTACTAAAATATAAAATATTTTATTTATTATGCTTGGTTATTGGTATTAATAATATTATTAAGTTGTATAAATTTACTAGTCGGTCAAAAATTAAGAATGCAATTCGCTAA